A DNA window from Castanea sativa cultivar Marrone di Chiusa Pesio chromosome 7, ASM4071231v1 contains the following coding sequences:
- the LOC142642631 gene encoding putative pectinesterase/pectinesterase inhibitor 54, with amino-acid sequence MRMELLVFWVLGLCALGLGGASISWAAMDDNQNYVKECGFTRYPSLCVETLTRLGSANQPVDIVLALVNKAISEMKLTTSNFAKFSSQFEAQELAERAHYVTGYCEELMNMSLKWLEQSMLAIKDSPEKNKHDIQTWLSAALTFQQACKDSADSLSLSEEYFNIVQNQISKKMDYLSQLGSNPLALVNRITNTGTGKSKKSLTFPKWVFTKDRKLVEAKANVIVAKDGSGNYKTVSEAIKAASGKQFVIYVKSGIYKEKIQTKKDGITLIGDGKYSTIIVGDDCVAKGSSTAASATFTITGNGFIARDIGFHNTAGPQGEQALAVYIASDHSVFFRCSIAGYQDSLYAFALRQFYRECDIYGTIDFIFGNAVAVFQSCNLVLRRPQRGYNVILANGRNDPGQNTGFSVQKCKIMVSSDFSAVKHSYNSYLGRPWKEYSRAVIMESTLDDAIAPRGWIEWPGTESSTLKNLYFAEYLNVGPGAGLSNRVQWSGYHIIGADEAVKFTVSKFIAGTSWLPFTGTPFISGLD; translated from the exons ATGAGGATGGAACTTCTAGTGTTTTGGGTGTTGGGATTATGTGCATTAGGTCTAGGAGGGGCTTCCATTTCATGGGCTGCCATGGATGATAATCAAAATTATGTAAAGGAATGCGGCTTTACTAGATATCCTAGCCTCTGCGTTGAAACCTTGACCAGATTGGGCTCAGCCAATCAACCTGTTGACATTGTGTTGGCTCTTGTTAACAAGGCCATCTCTGAGATGAAGCTGACCActtcaaattttgcaaaattcaGCTCCCAATTTGAAGCCCAAGAATTAGCTGAACGTGCCCATTATGTCACTG GCTATTGTGAAGAGCTCATGAACATGTCTCTCAAATGGCTTGAGCAGTCCATGTTAGCCATAAAAGATTCTCCGGAGAAAAACAAGCATGACATTCAAACATGGCTAAGTGCTGCCTTGACTTTCCAACAAGCTTGTAAAGACTCAGCCGACAGCCTCAGTCTCTCCGAAGAGTACTTCAATATAGTTCAGAACCAGATATCTAAGAAGATGGATTATCTATCTCAATTGGGAAGTAATCCATTAGCTCTTGTCAACAGGATCACCAACACTGGTACTGGTAAGTCAAAGAAGAGCTTAACTTTTCCAAAGTGGGTATTTACGAAAGATAGAAAGCTAGTTGAGGCAAAGGCAAATGTCATAGTTGCCAAAGATGGTTCAGGCAACTATAAAACCGTGTCGGAAGCCATCAAAGCTGCTTCTGGGAAACAGTTTGTGATTTACGTGAAGTCAGGGATTTATAAGGAGAAGATTCAAACTAAGAAAGATGGCATCACCTTGATAGGAGACGGCAAATATTCCACTATTATAGTTGGTGACGATTGTGTTGCTAAAGGCTCTTCCACGGCTGCCTCTGCCACATTCA CAATCACAGGTAACGGATTCATTGCTCGTGACATTGGATTTCATAACACAGCAGGTCCTCAAGGAGAACAAGCCCTGGCTGTGTATATTGCTTCAGATCATTCAGTTTTCTTCAGGTGTAGCATTGCAGGATACCAGGACAGTTTATATGCGTTTGCACTCCGTCAATTCTATAGAGAGTGTGACATCTATGGCACCATAGACTTCATTTTTGGAAACGCTGTGGCTGTTTTTCAGAGCTGCAATTTAGTACTTCGTAGACCACAACGTGGTTACAATGTGATCCTAGCAAATGGGAGGAATGACCCTGGTCAAAATACTGGCTTCTCGGTTCAAAAGTGTAAGATCATGGTGAGCTCAGATTTTTCTGCTGTCAAACATTCATACAATTCCTATCTAGGGAGGCCATGGAAGGAGTACTCTAGAGCAGTAATAATGGAATCAACCTTAGATGACGCTATAGCGCCTAGAGGTTGGATTGAATGGCCTGGAACCGAGAGTTCTACCCTCAAGAATCTGTATTTTGCAGAGTACTTAAATGTAGGGCCTGGAGCTGGACTTTCCAACAGGGTGCAGTGGTCTGGATATCATATTATTGGAGCCGATGAAGCAGTCAAATTTACTGTCTCTAAGTTTATCGCTGGGACTTCATGGCTGCCTTTCACCGGCACACCTTTCATCTCCGGTCTGGACTGA
- the LOC142643185 gene encoding putative pectinesterase/pectinesterase inhibitor 12, translated as MASSTNNILKLLLLLPALSLSRTWALNSSHSSSYCYSYSSSSSSSTYSSSSSSSSTSSTSSSSSCSSSTTSADHSEYFANIESICKTTPYPKVCLDTLELSISTANSPNNTAYYLHYTLKTAINESRKLSALLPKAGISNNIIEKQRGTIQDCTELHQITLSSLQRSVSRNNDVPINKRKLADARAYLSAALTNKITCLESLDSASGPLKPALQNSITNAHKHVSNSLSILSSQFPQNISQHSQNNRRLVDVGVPTWISKKLESRTRMLDSEYDPSKVRLIVAADGTGNFTTITDAINFAPNNSNDQTEIYVKQGVYEENVVIPSYKLNIFLRGEGTDATIITGNRSVVDGWTTFSSATLAVSGEGFLARDLRIENKAGGEKHQAVALRVNADFVALYKCSIIGYEDTLYVHSFRQFYRECDIRGTIDFIFGNAAVVFQSCDIVSRMPMSGQFTVITAQSRNSPDETTGISFQNCNILAEKDLRSNVKSYLGRPWRMYSRTVYLVSYIDNFIDPVGWTQWSNDDNQRLDTLYYGEYDNKGPGSSTDDRVTWSGHHIMDILDTFNFTVSQFISGVDWLDQSLIPCEFGVN; from the exons ATGGCTTCCTCCACCAACAATATTCTGAAACTTCTTTTGCTTCTCCCTGCACTCAGCTTATCAAGAACATGGGCTCTCAACtcttctcattcttcttcttattgttattcttattcttcttcttcctcttcttctacttattcttcttcttcctcttcttcttctacttcttctacttcttcttcttcttcgtgttCCTCTTCCACAACTTCTGCGGACCATTCCGAATATTTTGCCAACATAGAATCTATCTGCAAAACCACACCATACCCAAAAGTCTGCCTTGACACATTGGAACTCTCCATATCAACGGCTAACAGTCCAAACAACACGGCCTACTACCTCCATTACACCCTCAAAACCGCAATAAATGAGTCTAGAAAGCTTTCCGCTCTGTTACCCAAGGCCGGGATCTCAAATAATATCATCGAAAAACAAAGAGGAACCATCCAGGACTGTACGGAACTCCACCAAATCACATTGTCTTCTTTACAAAGATCAGTGTCCCGAAACAATGATGTACCCATTAATAAACGCAAACTAGCCGATGCAAGAGCTTACCTTAGCGCAGCACTCACCAACAAGATCACATGCTTGGAATCGCTCGATTCAGCTTCAGGTCCTTTGAAGCCAGCCCTACAAAATTCCATAACTAACGCGCACAAGCATGTGAGCAATTCTCTTTCAATTCTGTCTAGCCAATTCCCCCAAAATATTAGCCAACACAGCCAAAATAATAGGCGCCTCGTGGACGTGGGTGTTCCAACATGGATTTCAAAGAAATTAGAGAGTCGGACTCGGATGTTGGATAGTGAATATGACCCGAGCAAGGTGCGGCTGATTGTGGCTGCTGATGGAACTGGAAACTTCACCACCATCACTGATGCTATCAACTTTGCTCCAAACAATAGCAATGATCAAACAGAGATCTATGTGAAACAAGGGGTTTATGAGGAAAATGTGGTAATCCCAAGTTACAAGCTAAACATTTTTCTTCGTGGAGAAGGAACTGATGCCACTATCATTACTGGTAACAGAAGCGTGGTAGATGGCTGGACCACTTTCAGCTCTGCAACTCTTG CGGTGTCTGGAGAAGGCTTTTTGGCTCGAGACCTACGTATCGAGAACAAAGCTGGAGGAGAGAAACATCAAGCTGTTGCTTTGAGAGTAAATGCAGACTTTGTCGCATTGTACAAATGCTCAATCATTGGTTACGAGGATACATTGTATGTCCATTCCTTTCGACAATTCTACCGAGAATGTGACATAAGGGGCACTATAGATTTCATATTTGGGAATGCAGCGGTTGTATTTCAATCGTGTGACATTGTTTCAAGAATGCCAATGTCTGGCCAATTCACGGTCATCACAGCACAGTCTCGTAATAGCCCAGATGAGACAACTGGAATCTCTTTCcagaattgtaatattttagctGAAAAGGATTTGCGTTCTAACGTAAAAAGCTACCTAGGAAGGCCATGGAGGATGTACTCTCGGACAGTCTACCTAGTATCCTACATTGACAACTTTATTGACCCAGTTGGATGGACGCAGTGGTCCAATGATGATAATCAAAGATTAGACACTTTGTATTATGGGGAGTATGATAATAAAGGACCTGGCTCATCAACAGATGACAGAGTGACTTGGTCAGGGCATCACATAATGGATATTTTGGATACATTTAATTTCACCGTGTCCCAGTTCATTTCGGGTGTTGATTGGTTGGACCAAAGTCTCATTCCTTGCGAATTTGGGGTAAATTAA
- the LOC142643183 gene encoding uncharacterized protein LOC142643183: MNHYSSPAHPQANRQVMVTNRSLLLIIKTRLEGEKGVWSEELPSVLWAYRTTAKTPTGETLFRLAYGSETVILAEVRLTSYKVDSHDEGRNDEAMRPQLDLVDEVKATAE, from the coding sequence ATGAACCACTACTCCTCCCCTGCCCACCCTCAAGCTAACAGGCAAGTTATGGtcacgaaccgatccttgcttctaattatcaagactcggctcgagggggaaAAGGGTGTATGGTCAGAAGAGTTGCCTAGCGTactatgggcgtacaggacTACAGCCAAAACCCCTACAGGAGAAACGTTGTTTCGACTGGCATACGGAAGTGAAACAGTCATCCTAGCTGAGGTCAGACTCACGAGCTACAAGGTGGACAGCCACGATGAAGGGAGGAATGATGAGGCCATGCGTCCACAGCTTGACCTAGTTGACGAGGTCAAGGCGACAGCTGAATAG
- the LOC142605363 gene encoding putative pectinesterase/pectinesterase inhibitor 12, which translates to MASSTNNILKLLLLLPALSLSRTWALNSSHSSSYCYSYSSSSSSSTYSSSSSSSSTSSTSSSSSCSSSTTSADHSEYFANIESICKTTPYPKVCLDTLELSISTANSPNNTAYYLHYTLKTAINESRKLSALLPKAGISNNIIEKRRGTIQDCTELHQITLSSLQRSVSRNNDVPINKRKLADARAYLSAALTNKITCLESLDSASGPLKPALQNSITNAHKHVSNSLSILSSQFPQNISQHSQNNRRLVDVGVPTWISKKLESRTRMLDSEYDPSKVRLIVAADGTGNFTTITDAINFAPNNSNDQTEIYVKQGVYEENVVIPSYKLNIFLRGEGTDATIITGNRSVVDGWTTFSSATLAVSGEGFLARDLRIENKAGGEKHQAVALRVNADFVALYKCSIIGYEDTLYVHSFRQFYRECDIRDTIDFIFGNAAVVFQSCDIVSRMPMSGQFTVITAQSRNSPDETTGISFQNCNILAEKELRSNVKSYLGRPWRMYSRTVYLVSYIDNFIDPVGWTQWSNDDNQRLDTLYYGEYDNKGPGSSTDDRVTWSGHHIMDILDTFNFTVSQFISGVDWLDQSLIPCEFGVN; encoded by the exons ATGGCTTCCTCCACCAACAATATTCTGAAACTTCTTTTGCTTCTCCCTGCACTCAGCTTATCAAGAACATGGGCTCTCAACtcttctcattcttcttcttattgttattcttattcttcttcttcctcttcttctacttattcttcttcttcctcttcttcttctacttcttctacttcttcttcttcttcgtgttCCTCTTCCACAACTTCTGCGGACCATTCCGAATATTTTGCCAACATAGAATCTATCTGCAAAACCACACCATACCCAAAAGTCTGCCTTGACACATTGGAACTCTCCATATCAACGGCTAACAGTCCAAACAACACGGCCTACTACCTCCATTACACCCTCAAAACCGCAATAAATGAGTCTAGAAAGCTTTCCGCTCTGTTACCCAAGGCCGGGATCTCAAATAATATCATCGAAAAACGAAGAGGAACCATCCAGGACTGTACGGAACTCCACCAAATCACATTGTCTTCTTTACAAAGATCAGTGTCCCGAAACAATGATGTACCCATTAATAAACGCAAACTAGCCGATGCAAGAGCTTACCTTAGCGCAGCACTCACCAACAAGATCACATGCTTGGAATCGCTCGATTCAGCTTCAGGTCCTTTGAAGCCAGCCCTACAAAATTCCATAACTAACGCGCACAAGCATGTGAGCAATTCTCTTTCAATTCTGTCTAGCCAATTCCCCCAAAATATTAGCCAACACAGCCAAAATAATAGGCGCCTCGTGGACGTGGGTGTTCCAACATGGATTTCAAAGAAATTAGAGAGTCGGACTCGGATGTTGGATAGTGAATATGACCCGAGCAAGGTGCGGCTGATTGTGGCTGCTGATGGAACTGGAAACTTCACCACCATCACTGATGCTATCAACTTTGCTCCAAACAATAGCAATGATCAAACAGAGATCTATGTGAAACAAGGGGTTTATGAGGAAAATGTGGTAATCCCAAGTTACAAGCTAAACATTTTTCTTCGTGGAGAAGGAACTGATGCCACTATCATTACTGGTAACAGAAGCGTGGTAGATGGCTGGACCACTTTCAGCTCTGCAACTCTTG CGGTGTCTGGAGAAGGCTTTTTGGCTCGAGACCTACGTATCGAGAACAAAGCTGGAGGAGAGAAACATCAAGCTGTTGCTTTGAGAGTAAATGCAGACTTTGTCGCATTGTACAAATGCTCAATCATTGGTTACGAGGATACATTGTATGTCCATTCCTTTCGACAATTCTACCGAGAATGTGACATAAGGGACACTATAGATTTCATATTTGGGAATGCAGCGGTTGTATTTCAATCGTGTGACATTGTTTCAAGAATGCCAATGTCTGGCCAATTCACGGTCATCACAGCACAGTCTCGTAATAGCCCAGATGAGACAACTGGAATCTCTTTCcagaattgtaatattttagctGAAAAGGAATTGCGTTCTAACGTAAAAAGCTACCTAGGAAGGCCATGGAGGATGTACTCTCGGACAGTCTACCTAGTATCCTACATTGACAACTTTATTGACCCAGTTGGATGGACGCAGTGGTCCAATGATGATAATCAAAGATTAGACACTTTGTATTATGGGGAGTATGATAATAAAGGACCTGGCTCATCAACAGATGACAGAGTGACTTGGTCAGGGCATCACATAATGGATATTTTGGATACATTTAATTTCACCGTGTCCCAGTTCATTTCGGGTGTTGATTGGTTGGACCAAAGTCTCATTCCTTGCGAATTTGGGGTAAATTAA